In the Profundibacter amoris genome, ACTTTCCATATTGGTGTTCTTCAACGTTTCAAGCAGTTCGGTCTTGCCGGCCTTGCGCAGGCTGGCCTCGAGTGTGGGGGCAATGTCAAAGTAATCCTCAAGCGCACCTTTGCCGCGTGAAGTTACAAAAATGAATTCCTTGATTCCGGCGGCCCGCGCTTCGTCGATCGCGTATTGGATCAACGGCCTGTCGACCAGAGTCATGATTTCTTTTGGCACAGATTTTGTGGCCGGCAGGAACCGTGTTCCCAGACCGGCAACAGGGAAAATAGCCTTTGTAACTTTACGCTTCATTGATCGCACTCGTTTCTGGTCTCTTGTAAAAAAGAGATAGCATTGTTTCTGATTACGCCCAAAGCGTTAATTAGCCAAGAATAGCAACAAACAATTTGTTGATCAGGGGGAAAGCGGCTCTGGTTGTTGCTGTTTGTGCCGATATTACCCTCAAGAGCTGCAATGCAACCGGCGACCCCACGCTATGCGGGCTTCAGAGCAACCCCGGGCGCATAAGCGATAAAGAACGGGTTGGCATAACCCTCTTTTCCATAAAGCAACGGGGTATGATCATCAAAGCGCACAACCTGCCCGCCCGCACCGGCCAGCACGGCGTGACCGGCGGCAGTATCCCACTCCATCGTGCGCCCGACACGGGGGTATAGATCGGCCTCGCCTGTGGCCACAAGGCAGAATTTCAAAGACGATCCGGCACTTTTGGAATCCGTCACTTTGTATTTACCGATATAATCATCCGTCGCCTGATCCCTGTGCGATTTCGATGCTACAACCAGCAATGCGTCATTGTCCGGTTTTGACACGGAAACAGGCGAAACCGGACCGGGGTTATCCTTGGGGAAATCGCCGGTTTCCTCAACCGATTGGCCATTGGCATCGGTATAGAACAGCCGCTCGCGGGCCGGTGCATAAACCACACCCCTGATTGGCGTGCCATTTTCAACATAGGCGATATTCACGGTGAAATCGCCGCGTCGTTTGATGAATTCCTTGGTGCCGTCCAGCGGGTCAACGATGATGAATTTATCCGCCTTAGCGCTGTGTGAATCCGCCTGTTCCTCGGTGACCAGAACAATGTCGGGAAAAGCCTCTTGCAGCCCTGCCGTAATAATCGCGTCGGCGGCTTCGTCGGCAATTGTCACGGGGCTGTCGTCAGATTTTGTTTTCACCTGAAAATCATCACGGCCATAAATTTCCATAATCTTGTCTCCGGCCTCTAGTGCCAGACGACGGAAAACAGTGTTCATCCTGTCAAAATCCAATGTCATCTCCTTGGGTTGCCCGAATTCCCGGGTGTTATTGCCAATCCCACTCTGGCCTTTTATGTTGGCAGGGTAAAGGAACGGCGAGAATTCCATGCAACATTAATGCAATGGCAGTCAAAAGCGGATAAGTTTCAATCATGTTCCAGCGGCAAACATCAACCAGCGGCCTTCAATCAGGCGCAAGGTTACTGGACCTGATCTATCACGCCACAGTCCGCAGCGTGCGCAAAAGCCACGGAAATGCTATTTTTGCACTCTTAACCAATATTATGCAGACGATCATTTTTGTGATGGCGTTTTATGTAATGTTCTCGGTGCTTGGGTTGCGGGGGGCGGCTGTGCGCGGCGACTTCTTGCTGTATATCATGTCGGGTATCTTCCTGTTCATGACCCATACAAAAGCATTGTCCGCTGTTGCCGGTTCCGAAGGACCGACCTCGGCAATGATGAAACACGCCCCGATGAATACGCTGATCGCGATTTCGGCTGCGGCATTGGGATCATTGTATATTCAATTGCTATCCTTGTCGGTGGTTTTGTTTGTCTATCACGTCGCCTTTACGCCCGTAGTAATATACGAACCAATTCCCGCTATGGGCATGTTGCTTATTGCCTGGTTTTCAGGGGTTGCGATTGGCACGGTACTGCTTGCTGCAAAACCTTGGGCACCTGCATTTATCGGCATCGTCACAACTGTTTATTCACGGGCCAACATGATTGCTTCCGGGAAAATGTTCCTTGCAAATACGTTGCCTGCAAATCGCCGCTCCATGTTTGACTGGAACCCGCTGTTCCACGCGATTGACCAAGCGCGCGGGTATACATTTTTAAACTACAATCCCCATTACACCACTTACACATACCCGTTGATATTATCGGTTGTGCTATTGATGATCGGGTTGATGGGCGAATTTTACACCCGCAAACATGCCTCGCTCAGTTGGTCAGCAGGAAAGTAATCAACATGTTAAAATACCTCCTCATTCTCGCTATCTCTGTTCTGAATGCCAATTCGGCATTTGCCGGTTGGGTGGATTACCCTGCCCTCTATGACGTAACGGGCGTGGCCCCGGATGATGTGTTGAATGTCCGCGAGGGGCAGTCTGCCTCGACCCCGATTATCAACACCCTTGCCCCGAACCAGCGCAATGTCGAAATTGTCGCTGTCAGCAATGACGAACGCTGGGGGCTCGTCAGTTTCCCAGAGGGCAGTGGCTGGGTTTCGATGCGGTATATGGCGCGGCAGCCGGGCCAAGATCCACAATTTCTGCCCAAACCGCTTGGATGCGGCGGCACCGAGCCGTTTTGGGGGCTAAGCATTAACAACCAGACAGCACAATTCGATATGATGGGGGAAAGCCCCCGCACCTATACCCCGATCTGGGAGGATATTCCGTCCGGAATGCAGGCGGT is a window encoding:
- a CDS encoding ABC transporter permease; protein product: MFQRQTSTSGLQSGARLLDLIYHATVRSVRKSHGNAIFALLTNIMQTIIFVMAFYVMFSVLGLRGAAVRGDFLLYIMSGIFLFMTHTKALSAVAGSEGPTSAMMKHAPMNTLIAISAAALGSLYIQLLSLSVVLFVYHVAFTPVVIYEPIPAMGMLLIAWFSGVAIGTVLLAAKPWAPAFIGIVTTVYSRANMIASGKMFLANTLPANRRSMFDWNPLFHAIDQARGYTFLNYNPHYTTYTYPLILSVVLLMIGLMGEFYTRKHASLSWSAGK
- the cysQ gene encoding 3'(2'),5'-bisphosphate nucleotidase CysQ, yielding MNTVFRRLALEAGDKIMEIYGRDDFQVKTKSDDSPVTIADEAADAIITAGLQEAFPDIVLVTEEQADSHSAKADKFIIVDPLDGTKEFIKRRGDFTVNIAYVENGTPIRGVVYAPARERLFYTDANGQSVEETGDFPKDNPGPVSPVSVSKPDNDALLVVASKSHRDQATDDYIGKYKVTDSKSAGSSLKFCLVATGEADLYPRVGRTMEWDTAAGHAVLAGAGGQVVRFDDHTPLLYGKEGYANPFFIAYAPGVALKPA
- a CDS encoding COG3650 family protein — encoded protein: MLKYLLILAISVLNANSAFAGWVDYPALYDVTGVAPDDVLNVREGQSASTPIINTLAPNQRNVEIVAVSNDERWGLVSFPEGSGWVSMRYMARQPGQDPQFLPKPLGCGGTEPFWGLSINNQTAQFDMMGESPRTYTPIWEDIPSGMQAVSYAVKMQGNGEDITAIISRNQCSDGMSDSVYGFRIDVILSGQSGNRYYTGCCSLN